The proteins below are encoded in one region of Candidatus Atribacteria bacterium ADurb.Bin276:
- the phoB gene encoding Phosphate regulon transcriptional regulatory protein PhoB: MSEAKGLIFYIEDEKDLSEMVILYLEKERYSVCHFFSGEAFLDKIFSQKPDLILLDLMLPGIDGMELCRYLKRDPKLNKIPIIILTAKDDPIDVVLGLETGADDYIVKPFHPRELLARIKAVLRRRLSAPVAKHSLFKTGSFVLNADNLTLIIGEDLIPLSWKEYRILEFLAKNKGKIISREQILNYAWGTDEFITDRTVDVYIANIRKKLGQHGERIVTIRGVGYKLEVE, translated from the coding sequence ATGTCAGAAGCTAAAGGATTAATTTTTTATATTGAAGATGAAAAAGATTTATCAGAAATGGTAATCCTTTACCTTGAAAAAGAGAGATACTCAGTTTGCCATTTTTTTAGTGGTGAGGCCTTTCTTGACAAAATTTTTTCTCAAAAACCAGATCTTATTTTGCTGGATCTGATGCTCCCAGGAATTGATGGGATGGAACTCTGTCGTTACTTAAAAAGAGATCCCAAACTCAATAAAATCCCAATTATAATTTTAACTGCAAAAGACGACCCCATTGATGTTGTCTTGGGATTAGAAACAGGTGCAGATGATTATATAGTTAAACCCTTTCATCCTCGTGAATTATTGGCTCGAATAAAAGCAGTATTACGAAGGCGTTTATCTGCACCTGTCGCCAAGCATTCTCTTTTTAAAACTGGATCTTTTGTCCTCAATGCTGACAATCTTACTCTCATTATTGGTGAAGACCTTATTCCCCTTTCCTGGAAAGAATATCGAATCTTAGAATTTTTAGCAAAAAATAAAGGAAAAATTATTTCCCGAGAACAAATTTTAAATTATGCTTGGGGAACTGACGAATTCATAACCGATAGAACGGTTGATGTGTATATTGCTAATATTAGAAAAAAATTAGGCCAACATGGAGAAAGAATAGTAACTATTCGGGGGGTGGGATATAAATTAGAAGTTGAATAA